In Arthrobacter sp. UKPF54-2, the following are encoded in one genomic region:
- a CDS encoding FAD-dependent oxidoreductase, which produces MSVTEAAAISTVSATSQTRPRIVIAGAGPAAQALVRQLTRTPFAGAITVLSNRDDAPEELLELAALPQVSVRFGQPASYIDAAGRRVTTADGLEFSYDQLVIATGSAPALAPIEGAGRCLSYSTIDDATRLGDAVKDVTRVLGRRPLGILVGTGTAAGQAEAVLRARGVRPVRTTLRPSAVVPTLAGSTLPAAGLVFEDGARMSGDLVVLAEERVSRDSLAHTAGLATAPQGGIVVGTDYRTSVPGIWAIGDAAAYDGVRLGLLVAAGSAAGVCASHLLRASLSAPLATAA; this is translated from the coding sequence ATGTCCGTCACGGAAGCCGCCGCCATCTCCACCGTCTCCGCCACCTCCCAGACCCGGCCGCGGATCGTGATTGCCGGCGCCGGCCCGGCGGCGCAGGCGCTGGTCCGCCAGCTCACCCGCACCCCGTTCGCCGGCGCCATCACGGTGCTCAGCAACCGCGACGACGCCCCGGAGGAACTCCTGGAGCTCGCCGCACTGCCCCAGGTCTCGGTCCGTTTCGGTCAGCCGGCCAGCTACATCGACGCCGCCGGCCGGCGGGTCACCACGGCGGACGGCCTTGAGTTCAGCTACGACCAGCTGGTGATCGCCACCGGCTCGGCGCCGGCCCTGGCCCCGATCGAGGGCGCGGGCCGGTGCCTGAGCTACTCCACGATCGACGACGCCACCCGGCTCGGCGACGCCGTCAAGGACGTCACCCGGGTCCTGGGCCGCCGGCCGCTGGGCATCCTGGTGGGTACCGGCACGGCCGCGGGCCAGGCCGAGGCCGTGCTGCGGGCCCGCGGGGTCCGGCCGGTCCGCACCACGCTGCGCCCGTCCGCCGTCGTCCCCACCCTCGCCGGGTCCACGCTGCCGGCCGCCGGCCTTGTCTTCGAGGACGGCGCCCGGATGAGCGGGGACCTGGTGGTCCTCGCCGAAGAGCGCGTCTCCCGCGACAGCCTGGCCCACACGGCCGGCCTGGCCACCGCCCCGCAGGGCGGGATTGTGGTGGGCACAGACTACCGCACCTCGGTGCCCGGGATCTGGGCAATCGGGGACGCCGCGGCGTACGACGGCGTCCGGCTCGGCCTGCTCGTGGCAGCCGGATCCGCCGCCGGGGTCTGCGCCTCCCACCTGCTCCGCGCCTCCCTGTCCGCGCCGCTCGCGACGGCGGCGTAG
- the deoC gene encoding deoxyribose-phosphate aldolase, producing the protein MSNEATTDGTAAGTDNTAGQAAGSIASYIDHTLLKPEASEAEVLKVCAEAAEYHFKSVCVNPIWVKTVKTALRGSGVLTCSVIGFPLGATPSDVKAFEARGAVLDGADEIDMVINIAAARANDKGALVDDIRAVADSVHAGGAILKVIIETALLDDAQKVLACEAAVEAGADFVKTSTGFNGGGATVEDVALMRRTVGPGLGVKASGGVRSLADAQAMIAAGATRIGASSGIAIVKGEQGSSAY; encoded by the coding sequence ATGAGCAACGAAGCCACCACGGACGGCACGGCTGCCGGCACCGACAACACCGCCGGCCAGGCCGCGGGCAGCATCGCCTCGTACATCGACCACACCCTGCTCAAGCCGGAGGCCAGCGAGGCCGAGGTCCTGAAGGTCTGCGCCGAGGCGGCCGAGTACCACTTCAAGTCCGTTTGCGTGAACCCCATCTGGGTCAAGACCGTCAAGACCGCGCTTAGGGGTTCCGGTGTGCTGACCTGCTCCGTGATCGGGTTCCCGCTGGGCGCCACCCCGAGCGACGTCAAGGCGTTCGAGGCCCGCGGCGCGGTGCTGGACGGCGCGGACGAGATCGACATGGTGATCAACATCGCCGCCGCGCGCGCCAATGACAAGGGTGCCCTGGTGGACGACATCCGCGCGGTGGCGGACTCGGTCCACGCCGGCGGCGCCATCCTGAAGGTCATCATCGAGACCGCGCTGCTCGACGACGCCCAGAAGGTCCTCGCCTGCGAGGCCGCCGTCGAGGCCGGGGCAGACTTCGTGAAGACCTCCACCGGCTTCAACGGCGGCGGGGCCACCGTGGAGGACGTCGCCCTGATGCGCCGCACCGTGGGTCCCGGGCTCGGCGTCAAGGCCTCGGGCGGCGTGCGGTCCCTCGCCGACGCGCAGGCTATGATTGCTGCAGGTGCAACACGTATTGGCGCCAGCTCCGGCATCGCGATCGTCAAGGGTGAACAGGGTTCGTCCGCGTACTGA
- a CDS encoding metal-dependent hydrolase, translating to MGGHHAASGAAAWVAIASTGPYTLGWYPLDATGILIGGMATAGTALVCDWDHRSSTVAHALPPLSNLIAVGIENASGGHRQGTHSVLGAAFFVLLAAFAGQLQLQTSWGQLSVGAGLLCMFLINIAAKALKLFPKYGWISNWIFALAMASLVTWFAPHQWSWLPVSMLAGVIVHIIGDMITTGGVPLLWPLVVKPPKFLRKLPLVKDVWKANGAFSIPLLGRAGSRREWLVLIPVSAYAMVGMLSAALALAKGHFPAALALGTALVNRLLAAVGG from the coding sequence ATGGGAGGACACCACGCCGCGTCCGGGGCCGCGGCGTGGGTGGCTATTGCCTCGACCGGGCCGTACACGCTGGGCTGGTACCCGCTGGACGCCACCGGGATCCTGATCGGCGGGATGGCGACGGCGGGCACGGCCCTGGTCTGCGACTGGGACCACCGCTCGTCCACGGTGGCGCACGCCCTGCCGCCGCTCTCCAACCTGATCGCCGTCGGGATCGAGAACGCCTCCGGCGGCCACCGCCAGGGCACCCACTCGGTGCTCGGCGCGGCGTTCTTTGTGCTCCTCGCCGCGTTCGCCGGGCAGCTCCAGCTGCAGACCAGCTGGGGCCAGCTGTCCGTCGGCGCCGGGCTGCTGTGCATGTTCTTGATCAACATCGCCGCGAAGGCGCTGAAGCTGTTTCCCAAGTACGGCTGGATCAGCAACTGGATATTCGCCCTGGCCATGGCGTCGCTGGTGACCTGGTTCGCGCCGCACCAGTGGTCCTGGCTGCCGGTGTCCATGCTCGCCGGCGTCATCGTGCACATTATCGGGGACATGATCACCACCGGGGGAGTGCCGCTGCTCTGGCCGCTGGTGGTCAAGCCGCCGAAGTTCCTGCGCAAACTGCCGCTGGTCAAAGACGTGTGGAAGGCCAACGGCGCGTTCTCGATCCCGCTGCTGGGCCGGGCCGGGTCGCGGCGGGAATGGCTGGTGCTGATCCCGGTCAGCGCCTACGCCATGGTCGGCATGTTGTCCGCCGCCCTGGCCCTGGCCAAGGGGCATTTCCCGGCGGCCCTCGCGCTGGGCACTGCGCTGGTCAACCGCCTGCTGGCCGCCGTCGGGGGTTAG
- the mfd gene encoding transcription-repair coupling factor, whose translation MSLNGPSLTGLRRALAEDKTFARVQAEASRPFTVRSEDYQLSAPAGLRAALLAEMADGLAAGGASDGGATPVVLAVTATGREAEDLAAALRAFLPAEAVTEFPSWETLPHERLSPRSDTVGRRLSVLRRLAHPETAGGALRVVVAPVRAVVQPIVAGLGELVPVTLTVGQDAPFGDVVKSLAGAAYARVDMVTRRGEFAVRGGMLDVFPPTEDHPIRVEFFGDEVEQMRWFAVADQRSLTAPGVHHPTELHAPPCREILITPSVMSRAATLKSQLPAAADMLEKIAGGIAVEGMESLAPVLVDSMVPFLDQFPAGSISVVIEPEKVRTRAHDLAATNEEFLEAAWSTASDGGAAPLDLSAAASEALHSASFRSLGETRSTALAHGVSWWSISSLASDEELLPEIDVLNLHAREPRGYQGDVAEMMDFIGSHVREQWRIVVATEGPGPAQRLAELFHDNDIPCARVETLDAEPQPGLIEVTTAAVGRGFVLDTLKLALLTEADLLGRTSAGSTKDMRRMPSKRRNAVDPLQLLAGDFVVHEQHGIGRFVELIQRKVAGGGDGVREYLVLEYAPSKRGAPGDRLFVPTDQLDQVTRYVGGDTPVLSKMGGSDWASTKSKARKAVKEIAGELIRLYSARMASRGHAFGPDTPWQRELEEAFPYVETPDQLTTINEVKADMEREIPMDRLVSGDVGYGKTEIAVRAAFKAVQDGKQVAVLVPTTLLAQQHYETFTERFSGFPLRVKPLSRFQGAKEAKETAEGVKSGAVDVVIGTHRLLSKDFAFKDLGLVIVDEEQRFGVEHKEALKKMRTNVDVLAMSATPIPRTLEMSLTGIRETSTLATPPEERHPVLTYVGPYTDKQTSAAIRRELMREGQVFFVHNRVSTIDRTAAKIRELVPEARVEVAHGKMSEGRLEQIIVDFWEKRFDVLVCTTIIETGLDISNANTLIVDGADKYGLSQLHQLRGRVGRGRERAYAYFLYPSEKPLGEVALERLKAVATHNELGAGMQLAMKDLEIRGAGNLLGGEQSGHIQGVGFDLYIRLVGEAVADYRGEAEEKAAEMKIELPVNAHLPHDYVPGERLRLEAYRKLAAALSNEAIDEVEAELVDRYGELPLPAKNLVAVARFRVGAREAGLTDVALQGNFIKFSPAQLPESKLMRLARMYPGSQAKPALDAVLIPKPKTARIGGRDLQDAEILAWANTVIEAIFSDAPLSVG comes from the coding sequence ATGAGCCTCAACGGCCCTTCTCTCACCGGCCTGCGGCGCGCCCTCGCCGAGGACAAGACGTTCGCCCGCGTGCAGGCCGAAGCGTCCCGGCCGTTCACAGTGCGCAGCGAGGACTACCAGCTCAGCGCCCCGGCCGGGCTGCGGGCCGCGCTGCTCGCGGAGATGGCCGACGGGCTCGCCGCCGGCGGCGCATCCGACGGCGGCGCCACGCCGGTGGTGCTGGCCGTCACCGCCACCGGCCGCGAGGCCGAGGACCTGGCCGCCGCCCTGCGTGCCTTCCTGCCGGCCGAGGCGGTCACCGAATTCCCCAGCTGGGAGACCCTGCCGCACGAACGGCTCTCGCCCCGCTCGGACACCGTGGGCCGCCGGCTCTCCGTGCTGCGCCGCCTCGCCCACCCGGAAACCGCCGGCGGTGCCCTGCGCGTGGTGGTCGCCCCGGTCCGCGCCGTCGTGCAGCCGATCGTGGCAGGCCTGGGCGAGCTGGTCCCGGTGACCCTCACGGTGGGCCAGGACGCCCCGTTCGGCGACGTCGTAAAGAGCCTCGCCGGCGCCGCGTACGCCCGGGTGGACATGGTCACCCGGCGCGGCGAATTCGCCGTCCGCGGCGGCATGCTGGATGTCTTCCCGCCCACCGAGGACCACCCGATCCGGGTCGAGTTCTTCGGCGACGAGGTCGAGCAGATGCGCTGGTTCGCCGTCGCCGACCAGCGCTCGCTGACGGCCCCCGGCGTGCACCACCCCACCGAACTGCACGCCCCGCCGTGCCGCGAAATCCTGATCACGCCCTCGGTCATGTCCCGGGCCGCCACGCTGAAATCCCAGCTGCCGGCCGCGGCGGACATGCTGGAGAAAATCGCCGGCGGCATCGCCGTCGAAGGCATGGAGTCCCTCGCCCCGGTGCTGGTCGATTCCATGGTGCCGTTCCTTGACCAGTTCCCGGCCGGCTCCATCTCCGTCGTCATCGAACCCGAAAAGGTCCGCACCCGCGCCCACGACCTCGCCGCCACCAACGAGGAGTTCCTCGAAGCGGCCTGGTCCACCGCGTCCGACGGCGGCGCCGCGCCGCTGGATCTTAGCGCCGCCGCCTCCGAGGCGCTGCATTCGGCGAGCTTCCGCTCGCTGGGCGAGACCCGCTCCACCGCGCTCGCGCACGGCGTGTCCTGGTGGTCCATCAGCTCGCTCGCCAGCGACGAAGAGCTGCTGCCCGAGATCGACGTGCTGAACCTGCACGCCCGCGAACCGCGCGGCTACCAGGGCGACGTGGCGGAGATGATGGACTTCATCGGCTCGCACGTGCGGGAGCAGTGGCGGATCGTCGTCGCCACCGAGGGCCCCGGCCCGGCGCAACGCCTCGCCGAGCTCTTCCACGACAACGACATCCCCTGCGCCCGGGTGGAAACCCTGGACGCGGAGCCGCAGCCGGGCCTGATCGAGGTGACCACCGCCGCCGTCGGCCGCGGCTTTGTCCTGGACACGCTGAAGCTGGCCCTGCTGACCGAGGCGGACCTGCTGGGCCGAACGTCCGCCGGGTCCACCAAGGACATGCGCCGGATGCCGTCCAAACGGCGCAACGCGGTGGACCCGCTGCAGCTGCTGGCCGGCGACTTTGTGGTGCACGAACAGCACGGCATCGGCCGGTTCGTCGAGCTGATCCAGCGCAAGGTGGCCGGCGGGGGCGACGGGGTGCGCGAATACCTGGTGCTCGAATACGCGCCGTCCAAGCGCGGCGCCCCGGGCGACCGGCTCTTTGTGCCCACCGACCAGCTGGACCAGGTCACCCGGTACGTCGGCGGCGACACCCCCGTGCTGAGCAAGATGGGCGGCTCGGACTGGGCCAGCACCAAGTCCAAGGCCCGCAAGGCGGTCAAGGAGATCGCCGGCGAACTGATCCGGCTGTACTCGGCCCGGATGGCCTCCCGCGGCCACGCCTTCGGCCCGGACACCCCGTGGCAGCGCGAGTTGGAGGAGGCCTTCCCCTATGTGGAGACCCCGGACCAGCTGACCACCATCAACGAGGTGAAGGCGGACATGGAGCGGGAGATCCCGATGGACCGCCTGGTCTCCGGCGACGTCGGCTACGGCAAGACCGAAATCGCGGTCCGTGCCGCGTTCAAGGCGGTCCAGGACGGCAAGCAGGTCGCCGTGCTGGTCCCCACCACCCTGCTGGCACAGCAGCACTACGAGACCTTCACCGAACGCTTCTCCGGCTTCCCGCTGCGGGTCAAGCCGCTGTCCCGTTTCCAGGGCGCCAAGGAGGCCAAGGAGACGGCCGAGGGCGTCAAGAGCGGCGCCGTGGACGTCGTGATCGGCACGCACCGGCTGCTGTCCAAGGACTTCGCGTTCAAGGACCTCGGCCTGGTGATCGTGGACGAGGAGCAGCGCTTCGGCGTCGAACACAAGGAAGCGCTCAAGAAGATGCGCACCAACGTGGACGTCCTGGCCATGAGCGCCACCCCGATCCCGCGCACCCTGGAGATGTCGCTGACCGGCATCCGGGAGACCTCCACGCTGGCCACCCCGCCGGAGGAACGCCACCCGGTGCTGACCTACGTGGGCCCGTACACGGACAAGCAGACCTCGGCCGCGATCCGGCGCGAGCTGATGCGCGAGGGCCAGGTCTTCTTTGTGCACAACCGGGTCTCCACGATTGACCGGACTGCGGCGAAGATCCGCGAACTGGTGCCGGAGGCCCGCGTGGAGGTTGCGCACGGCAAGATGTCCGAGGGCCGGCTGGAGCAGATCATCGTGGACTTCTGGGAGAAGCGCTTCGACGTGCTGGTCTGCACCACCATCATCGAGACCGGCCTGGACATCTCCAACGCCAACACCCTGATCGTGGACGGCGCGGACAAGTACGGGCTCTCGCAGCTGCACCAGCTGCGCGGGCGGGTGGGCCGCGGCCGGGAACGGGCCTATGCCTACTTCCTGTACCCCTCGGAGAAACCCCTCGGCGAGGTGGCGCTGGAGCGGCTCAAGGCGGTCGCCACCCACAACGAGCTCGGCGCCGGCATGCAGCTGGCCATGAAGGACCTGGAGATCCGCGGCGCCGGCAACCTGCTCGGCGGGGAACAGTCGGGCCACATCCAGGGCGTCGGCTTTGACCTGTACATCCGGCTGGTGGGCGAGGCTGTGGCGGACTACCGCGGCGAGGCCGAGGAGAAGGCTGCGGAGATGAAGATCGAGCTGCCGGTCAACGCGCACCTGCCGCACGACTACGTGCCCGGCGAGCGGCTGCGCCTGGAGGCGTACCGGAAGCTGGCCGCCGCGCTCAGCAACGAGGCGATCGACGAGGTCGAGGCCGAACTTGTGGACCGTTACGGCGAGCTGCCGCTGCCGGCGAAAAACCTGGTAGCCGTGGCCCGGTTCCGGGTGGGCGCCCGCGAGGCGGGCCTCACCGACGTCGCGCTGCAGGGGAACTTCATCAAGTTCTCGCCCGCCCAGCTCCCGGAGTCCAAACTGATGCGGCTGGCCCGGATGTACCCCGGCTCGCAGGCCAAACCGGCCCTGGACGCGGTGCTGATCCCCAAGCCCAAGACGGCCAGGATCGGCGGCCGCGACCTGCAGGACGCCGAGATTCTGGCCTGGGCCAATACGGTGATCGAGGCGATCTTCTCCGACGCCCCGCTCTCCGTGGGCTAG